TTGTACCAATTACTTTCATTTTGCAATCATAATCCGCCATATTAAAAGCAAAGCGACTAAAATCGGACACAGAAAAATCAAACTTCTCTACAGGACCAGAACTTCTATACCAGACACCATCACTCAAAGCAAGCGATGATATTACTATACGCCAAGAAGCATCAGAAGCATTCTTGTTGAAACAACTATAACTTTCTGCTTTTAGAACCGGAAGTCCATCCATATACTCCAATTCACCATTATTGCCAGAGATAACAATATTTTGTGAAAAGATTTGGCTCACACTAAGAAGCATTAAAAATGCTATCAATAATCTTGTTTTCAATACTGCCATATTCTTCTAATTAAATTCGTTTTACCAGCTTTATTTAATTCTTACCACCTGCAAATATACAAAAAGTTACCCAAAGGTAACTTACCTTAGGGTAACTTTTTGTGATTATTAACCTATACTAATGGTTAATCAGGTCATTAAGGTCAAGGTCATTAAGGGTCATTAAGAACTTTCGTGTTCACATACGATAGATACTTTGTGTTTCCAAAAACCTTAATGACCCTTAATGACCTTGACCTTAATGACCTTAATGACCCAGCCTCTAGTGCCAAAAGCCGGTCATCTATGAAGACCAAGGCTGGTCTTAAATGATGGCAGGCGCCAGCCATCTATGAAGACCTATCGGCCCAGCAGAATCTTCTTGATGTCGTTGAGCTTGTTCAATGCCTCTACCGGGGTTAGGTTGTTGATATCCAGGCCCAGAATCTCATCACGAATCTGGCTCAACACTGGGTCGTCTAACTGGAAGAAACTCAGCTGAACTCCATCCTTAGGCTCATCCAGATGCTGCACGTTCGGCTTGCCGGCACCGCCTACCCCAGCATTGTCCTGCTCCAACTGCTTCAGAATATCGTTGGCACGGTTCACGATGCTGCGCGGCATTCCGGCAATCTCTGCCACATGAATACCGAAGGAGTGCTCGCTGCCGCCCGGCTCCAGCTTGCGCAGGAAAATAACCTTGCCATCCACCTCCTTCACACTCACGTTGAAGTTCTTGATGCGAGGGAAATTCTTCTCCATCTCGTTCAACTCGTGATAATGAGTGGCAAAAAGCGTGCGAGCCTGCGCCTTCTTGTGCTCATGAAGATATTCCACGATAGCCCAGGCTATGGAAATGCCATCGTAGGTGGATGTTCCACGACCCAACTCATCGAAGAGCACCAGCGAACGGGGCGACACATTATTTAATATATTGGCAGCCTCCGTCATCTCCACCATAAAGGTTGATTCACCCAGCGAGATGTTATCGCTGGCTCCCACACGGGTGAATATCTTATCCACCAAGCCTACTCGGGCACTCTCGGCTGGAACAAAGCAACCCACCTGAGCCAACAGCACAATAAGCGCCGTCTGGCGGAGCAAGGCAGATTTACCCGCCATGTTAGGACCCGTAATCATCATCACCTGCTGCTTCTCGGTGTCGAGCAACACATCATTTGGCACGTATCGCTCGCCCAGCGGCAACTGGGTTTCAATCACAGGATGGCGGCCCTGCTTGATGTCCAGCACCTGCGAATCGTCGATAACCGGACGCACATAGTGGTTTTCGTCTGATGCCTTGGCAAACGAGAGCAGACAATCCATGCGGGCGATGAGGTTGGCGTTGATCTGAATCTGAGGAATATACTCCTGCATGGCAGCAATCAGTTCGTTGAAGAGCTGCGCCTCCAGAATCAGAATCTTCTCATCGGCTCCGAGAATCTTCTCCTCGTATTCCTTGAGTTCCTGGGTAATATATCGCTCGGCTTGCGCCAGCGTCTGCTTGCGGATCCACTCCTCAGGCACCTTGTCCTTGAAGGTGTTGCGCACTTCCAGGTAATAGCCGAACACATTATTGTATCCTACCTTCAGACTGCTGATGCCCGTCTTCTCTATTTCCCGCTCCTGAATCTTCAGAAGATAATCCTTGCCATGACGGCTGATGGAACGAAGGTCATCGAGTTCTGCGTTATAGCCATCGGCTATCACATCGCCCTTGTTGATAAGCTGAGGCGGATCGGGCTGAATCTCCCTGGCGATGCGGTCCTTCAGGGTTTCGCAGACGTTGAGCTGCTCGCCGATGCGCTTTAGGGCGTCGTTCTTGGCATGCTGGCAAGCCACCTTGATAGGCTGGATGGCTTCCAGTGCATTCTTCAGCTGCACCACCTCGCGAGGCGATACTCTGCCCACGGCCACCTTGGAGATGATACGCTCCAGGTCGCCGATGCGATGAAGCTGGTCGTCGAGAAGCTGACGGAACTCCGGCTCCTTGAAGAAATACTCCACGATGTCGAGGCGCTCGTTGATAGGGCGCACATCCTTCAGTGGGAACACCAGCCAGCGGCGGAGCATTCGGCCACCCATTGCCGTTACGGTGCGGTCGATGACGTTGAGCAGAGACAGACCGTCGTCCTGCATCGGAGCTACCAGCTCCAGACTTCGGATGGTGAATCGGTCCATGCGCACGAACTTATCCTCTTCGATGCGCGAAAGCGCCGTGATATGGTTAATTTGCGTATGCTGGGTAATCTCCAGATACTGCATGATGGCACCGCTGG
The Segatella copri DNA segment above includes these coding regions:
- the mutS gene encoding DNA mismatch repair protein MutS; this encodes MANDNKGLTPMMRQFFEMKSKHPEALLLFRCGDFYETYCEDAIEASRILGITLTRRNNGGATGSIEMAGFPHHALDTYLPKLIRAGKRVAVCDQLEDPKKKRQEIKGKKGLSQMDKMVKRGITELVTPGVAMGDNVLNYKENNFLAAIHFGKTSCGVSFLDISTGEFLTGEGTYDYVEKLMGNFMPKEVLYDRARKNDFEKYFGTKYCTFELDDWVFTEQTAMQKLLGHFKTKSLKGFGVEHLKNGVIASGAIMQYLEITQHTQINHITALSRIEEDKFVRMDRFTIRSLELVAPMQDDGLSLLNVIDRTVTAMGGRMLRRWLVFPLKDVRPINERLDIVEYFFKEPEFRQLLDDQLHRIGDLERIISKVAVGRVSPREVVQLKNALEAIQPIKVACQHAKNDALKRIGEQLNVCETLKDRIAREIQPDPPQLINKGDVIADGYNAELDDLRSISRHGKDYLLKIQEREIEKTGISSLKVGYNNVFGYYLEVRNTFKDKVPEEWIRKQTLAQAERYITQELKEYEEKILGADEKILILEAQLFNELIAAMQEYIPQIQINANLIARMDCLLSFAKASDENHYVRPVIDDSQVLDIKQGRHPVIETQLPLGERYVPNDVLLDTEKQQVMMITGPNMAGKSALLRQTALIVLLAQVGCFVPAESARVGLVDKIFTRVGASDNISLGESTFMVEMTEAANILNNVSPRSLVLFDELGRGTSTYDGISIAWAIVEYLHEHKKAQARTLFATHYHELNEMEKNFPRIKNFNVSVKEVDGKVIFLRKLEPGGSEHSFGIHVAEIAGMPRSIVNRANDILKQLEQDNAGVGGAGKPNVQHLDEPKDGVQLSFFQLDDPVLSQIRDEILGLDINNLTPVEALNKLNDIKKILLGR